ACACCGTGGTCTAAAGAAATACCAATCAAAGTATCACCACGGCGTACCCGATAAAAGCCATCGGGTGCCGGTGCAGCCGGTGCGGCGGGTGCGGCCGCAGCGGCGCTCGGGCTTGATCGTGACATGGCATAGCCCGACTTTGATTTAGAGACTGATCGGCTCTCAACTGGTGCGGGATATTTCGGGGAAGAACAGCCGGCCACCAAGACCGCTGTCGTGATCGCTGCAACAAGCAGTCCGCCCGATGGATGAAAAGCGTTTTGTTTCAAATTGCAAGATCCCTTACGCAAGAGCATTACTCGGTTCCCCGCAAAACAGGCACGTAACGCACCATATCAAAAGCCTTGGAATCGAATTCAGATTCACCCAGCCGATGGATGACCGTTAAATATTGTTCGGGCTCGCCAATCGGCGCCACCAGCACGCCCCCAATGGCCAACTGCGCCACCAATTCCTGGGGCAGGCTGACCATGCCAGCAGAACACAAGATCACATCAAAGGGGCCGTCTTCTGCCGCCGCAACAAGGCCGTCCCCATAGACTAACTTCAAGTTCGATCGCCGAACGGTTCTCAAGTTCACTCGCGCAAGATCTGCCAGGGCCTTGATGCGCTCCACCGTGACCACACGATCAAAGCAATGCGACATGACGGCCGCCTGATAACCGCAACCCGACCCAAGTTCCAGGGCCTTGAGTGGCCGGTTGGGGTCGGTCACCTGTCCCAAGGCGAGTTCAATCACCCGGGCCACAACGAAAGGCTGAGAAATCGTCTGCTGGTGGCCGATGGGCAGGGCAGTGTCTTCGTAGGCCCGGCTGGCCAGGGCCTCGTCTACAAATTGATGGCGTGGTACTTGGCGCATCGCCGCAAGTACCCTGGGGTGGCGAATGCCCTGCTGCATGAGCCGCTCTACCATCCGGGCCCGGGTCCGTTCACTCGAGAGCCCAGGATTAATCCAGCCCGTGGGTGGGCGTTTCGGCGTAATGCGCGCCGAAAACACTGCTTTTTCAGGGCCACTGCCAGCACCAGGTTTTTCTGTCGACTTACCCCCCCAGCGCGGCTCTAGTGTTGGTGCTTTGACCTCGGTCGTTTTGGTGCCCAAACGCAGCCCCGGCTGGGATGGCTTAACGGGCCCACGAACCTTGGTCAAATCTTTGTCAGCCATTGGCCGACCTCATCAATGGCATACGGGTCCCCAAGATCAACACGCAAAGGCGTGACAGAGACGCAGGACTGATTCAATGCATAGAAGTCTGTGCCGGGGCTTGCATCGCGCTGGCCACCCGGTGGGCCCACCCAATAGACTTTTTCACCCCGGGGCGACACAGCAGTCTCAACCGGCTGCGCCACATGGCGCCGACCAAGGCGGGTGAGTTCATAGCCCCGAATGTCTCCAACCGGCACAGCAGGAATATTGACGTTTAAAAGCCTGGGCATTGAAAAAGGCGAGGCCAATGCATGGGCCACCACACGTTTGGCAACATCGACTGCCGTATCAAGATGCTCAAACCCACGGCTTGCCAGCGAAAAAGCAATGGCGGGAATGCCCAGCAGATAGCCCTCCATGGCCGCTGCAACCGTGCCCGAATACAGGGTGTCTTCGGCAAGGTTTGCCGAATTGTTAATTCCTGACACCACCAAGTCCGGGCGGTCGGGCAAAAATCCGGTTACCGCAACGTGCACACAATCAGTGGGCGTGCCATTGACGTAATAAAAACCATTGGCCGACTGACGCACATAAAGTGGCCGATCAAGTGTGAGAGAGTTTGAAGCACCGCTGCGGTCGGCCTCGGGGGCCACTACCGTGACCTGACCAAAGGCGGCCATGGCCTGGGCCAATGCAGCAATGCCCGGGGAGAAGTAGCCATCATCATTCGAAACAAGAATTCGCATTAAACAATTTCCATAGCAGCGGACCGCGACAGTTTATTTCGTCTCGCCATCTTCTTGCGGCCAGTCGCGGATATAGGCCTTGAGCATTTTGTTTTCGAACCCCTGCATGTCCAAGACCGCCCGCGCCACGTCGTGAAAGGACACCACACCAAGAAGGGTTGTGTTCTCCATCACGGGCAGATAGCGCTCGTGAGAATCGACCATCATCTTGCGCAGAGTGTCCACATCCATATCCGGATTGGCCACGGTAGGTGTTGGGTTCATCACCTCGCCCACGGTAAAGGCTGACACCGGCGGTGTTGGCCCAGAGCGATTTTCCGCTTGGCGCTTGGCCAAAATACGAATGACTTCGCGAAAGGTCAGCATGCCAGCAAGCTTGCCATCTGACATAACCACGATCGAACCAAGGTCGTGCTCGGCCATCACCATGACTGCAGTGGCCAGAGACTCCTCTGGCCCAAGTGTGTAAAGGGCCTTGCCTTTGACCTCTAGAATTTTGCTGACCTTCATGTTTTGTCTCCCGTGGTCTTTTTACTGACGGAAATCCTAGCACTGACTGCCCGCCAGCTCGGCAGAATCGAGGCCAACAGGGCCCCCGCCAGAAACACCCACCAGGTCAAATAGGTCCAGATCAACAACGCGGGAATCGCCGCCAGTGGGCCATAGACCTGCTGATAGGTCGGTACCGCCGTAAAGTACCCTAGAAAAACTTCCCGCGCGATCTCGGACAAGACTGCTCCGGCCAGCGCACCCATCAGCGCATCGCGCCAGCGGACCTCGACATTGGGAATCCACCGGTAACACAGGGCAAAGGCCGCCACGGTCAGTCCAAGATTGACCAGATCCCACCACTCAACACCAAGAAAGCCCGAACTCATGCCGCGCTTTCCACCCGCCAGCACAATGGCAAGCGATGCACCAGCACCCACAAGAATCGGCCCCAAAATTAAAGCCATCCAATAAATTG
The nucleotide sequence above comes from beta proteobacterium MWH-UniP1. Encoded proteins:
- a CDS encoding protein-L-isoaspartate(D-aspartate) O-methyltransferase — protein: MADKDLTKVRGPVKPSQPGLRLGTKTTEVKAPTLEPRWGGKSTEKPGAGSGPEKAVFSARITPKRPPTGWINPGLSSERTRARMVERLMQQGIRHPRVLAAMRQVPRHQFVDEALASRAYEDTALPIGHQQTISQPFVVARVIELALGQVTDPNRPLKALELGSGCGYQAAVMSHCFDRVVTVERIKALADLARVNLRTVRRSNLKLVYGDGLVAAAEDGPFDVILCSAGMVSLPQELVAQLAIGGVLVAPIGEPEQYLTVIHRLGESEFDSKAFDMVRYVPVLRGTE
- the surE gene encoding 5'/3'-nucleotidase SurE → MRILVSNDDGYFSPGIAALAQAMAAFGQVTVVAPEADRSGASNSLTLDRPLYVRQSANGFYYVNGTPTDCVHVAVTGFLPDRPDLVVSGINNSANLAEDTLYSGTVAAAMEGYLLGIPAIAFSLASRGFEHLDTAVDVAKRVVAHALASPFSMPRLLNVNIPAVPVGDIRGYELTRLGRRHVAQPVETAVSPRGEKVYWVGPPGGQRDASPGTDFYALNQSCVSVTPLRVDLGDPYAIDEVGQWLTKI
- a CDS encoding CBS domain-containing protein, which produces MKVSKILEVKGKALYTLGPEESLATAVMVMAEHDLGSIVVMSDGKLAGMLTFREVIRILAKRQAENRSGPTPPVSAFTVGEVMNPTPTVANPDMDVDTLRKMMVDSHERYLPVMENTTLLGVVSFHDVARAVLDMQGFENKMLKAYIRDWPQEDGETK
- a CDS encoding YihY family inner membrane protein; the protein is MSTQLKLNLAYFVRAMAARERELRLGQTAASLSFISLLAMVPLLTLAFATLASFPIFSKILEAVQLLVVQNLLPDGFATMIYRYINQFIAKARTLSLIGIGFLLVTATIMMLTLDRTLNLIWRVRKPRPLLHRISIYWMALILGPILVGAGASLAIVLAGGKRGMSSGFLGVEWWDLVNLGLTVAAFALCYRWIPNVEVRWRDALMGALAGAVLSEIAREVFLGYFTAVPTYQQVYGPLAAIPALLIWTYLTWWVFLAGALLASILPSWRAVSARISVSKKTTGDKT